The following are encoded in a window of Gopherus flavomarginatus isolate rGopFla2 chromosome 10, rGopFla2.mat.asm, whole genome shotgun sequence genomic DNA:
- the NEMP2 gene encoding nuclear envelope integral membrane protein 2 isoform X5 gives MQPAGSPLRLLFLLSLAKAARASGAAAGADKNCSHLKEMDVIQKPDADCYCYMQNGTMNLKYIWSALQVKINSTEMFKFVPISAESNCHNSETIFAFFKCVVQIIWQSEASKEAVININQYGENVCFTVQPYKKVPYTVSVQRNMVDRKLILLFLAGVFLFHFANALSRSAMFYYSAGVALGVLATLVFLLLTLKRFIPKHSTFGILMSGCWMSSLYFIYCLQGEMKWLWSEYRNYLLGYFLTVGFISFVVCYKHGPLTNERSITLLTWTLQLIAFVLIYFGVTIPQVAYAVIAIILCSKGLCYPLGMVSFVGRKVKNFFKSKKLVFQLLTEEEYREQGETETVKALEELRSFCRSPDFSSWLAVSKLQSPKKCREEATCRKSHRKSVAVPGIDA, from the exons ATGCAGCCCGCGGGCTCCCCGCTGcggctcctcttcctcctctcgcTGGCCAAGGCGGCCAGGGCGAGCGGGGCGGCGGCGGGAGCAG atAAAAACTGTAGCCATTTGAAGGAAATGGACGTCATCCAAAAACCAGATGCAGATTGTTACTGTTATATGCAAAATGGAACAATGAACTTAAAATATATTTGGTCAGCTCTTCAG GTGAAAATTAACAGCACAGAAATGTTCAAGTTTGTGCCTATCTCAGCTGAAAGCAATTGTCATAATTCAGAAACTATTTTTGCATTTTTCAAGTGTGTTGTTCAAATCATTTGGCAATCAGAGGCATCTAAagaagctgtcataaacataaaccaataTGGAGAGAATGTGTGTTTCACAGTCCAACCCTACAAGAAAGTACCCTACACCGTGAGTGTACAACGAAACA TGGTGGATAGGAAACTCATCCTTTTGTTCTTGGCTGGTGTCTTTCTGTTCCATTTTGCAAACGCCTTGAGTAG GAGTGCTATGTTCTATTACTCTGCTGGAGTGGCATTGGGTGTTCTTGCTACGCTAGTCTTTCTCCTGTTGACACTTAAAAGATTTATTCCAAAG CACAGCACCTTTGGGATTTTAATGAGTGGCTGTTGGATGTCCTCTCTCTACTTTATTTACTGTTTGCAAGGGGAAATGAAGTGGCTGTGGTCTGAATATAGAAACTACTTACTGG GGTATTTTCTGACTGTTGGATTTATCAGCTTTGTGGTTTGTTACAAGCATGGACCACTTACCAATGAGCGAAGCATAACCCTCTTGACGTGGACATTACAATTAATAGCCTTTGTCTTGATTTATTTTGGTGTCACCATCCCACAGGTTGCATATGCAGTAATAGCTATCATCCTCTGTTCAAAAGGCCTGTGCTATCCCCTTGGCATGGTCTCTTTTGTGGGCAG aaaagtcaagaatttttttaaatcaaagaaacTAGTGTTTCAGCTTCTTACTGAAGAGGaatacagggagcagggggaaacagagactgtgaaagcCTTGGAGGAGCTACGCTCATTCTGCAGGAGTCCAGATTTCTCATCCTGGTTAGCAGTGTCCAAACTGCAGTCTCCTAAAAA
- the NEMP2 gene encoding nuclear envelope integral membrane protein 2 isoform X2, giving the protein MQPAGSPLRLLFLLSLAKAARASGAAAGADKNCSHLKEMDVIQKPDADCYCYMQNGTMNLKYIWSALQCVVQIIWQSEASKEAVININQYGENVCFTVQPYKKVPYTVSVQRNMVDRKLILLFLAGVFLFHFANALSRSAMFYYSAGVALGVLATLVFLLLTLKRFIPKHSTFGILMSGCWMSSLYFIYCLQGEMKWLWSEYRNYLLGYFLTVGFISFVVCYKHGPLTNERSITLLTWTLQLIAFVLIYFGVTIPQVAYAVIAIILCSKGLCYPLGMVSFVGRKVKNFFKSKKLVFQLLTEEEYREQGETETVKALEELRSFCRSPDFSSWLAVSKLQSPKKFANFILGSPHVSPAEVNAYDELYGIGGSFLEQQLFSIEPEPEQNRLASSIQEDDYEDENEMQEQNESENVSQSNSIGLF; this is encoded by the exons ATGCAGCCCGCGGGCTCCCCGCTGcggctcctcttcctcctctcgcTGGCCAAGGCGGCCAGGGCGAGCGGGGCGGCGGCGGGAGCAG atAAAAACTGTAGCCATTTGAAGGAAATGGACGTCATCCAAAAACCAGATGCAGATTGTTACTGTTATATGCAAAATGGAACAATGAACTTAAAATATATTTGGTCAGCTCTTCAG TGTGTTGTTCAAATCATTTGGCAATCAGAGGCATCTAAagaagctgtcataaacataaaccaataTGGAGAGAATGTGTGTTTCACAGTCCAACCCTACAAGAAAGTACCCTACACCGTGAGTGTACAACGAAACA TGGTGGATAGGAAACTCATCCTTTTGTTCTTGGCTGGTGTCTTTCTGTTCCATTTTGCAAACGCCTTGAGTAG GAGTGCTATGTTCTATTACTCTGCTGGAGTGGCATTGGGTGTTCTTGCTACGCTAGTCTTTCTCCTGTTGACACTTAAAAGATTTATTCCAAAG CACAGCACCTTTGGGATTTTAATGAGTGGCTGTTGGATGTCCTCTCTCTACTTTATTTACTGTTTGCAAGGGGAAATGAAGTGGCTGTGGTCTGAATATAGAAACTACTTACTGG GGTATTTTCTGACTGTTGGATTTATCAGCTTTGTGGTTTGTTACAAGCATGGACCACTTACCAATGAGCGAAGCATAACCCTCTTGACGTGGACATTACAATTAATAGCCTTTGTCTTGATTTATTTTGGTGTCACCATCCCACAGGTTGCATATGCAGTAATAGCTATCATCCTCTGTTCAAAAGGCCTGTGCTATCCCCTTGGCATGGTCTCTTTTGTGGGCAG aaaagtcaagaatttttttaaatcaaagaaacTAGTGTTTCAGCTTCTTACTGAAGAGGaatacagggagcagggggaaacagagactgtgaaagcCTTGGAGGAGCTACGCTCATTCTGCAGGAGTCCAGATTTCTCATCCTGGTTAGCAGTGTCCAAACTGCAGTCTCCTAAAAA ATTTGCAAACTTTATTTTGGGATCTCCCCACGTGTCACCTGCAGAAGTGAACGCATATGATGAGCTATATGGCATTGGAGGCTCCTTCTTGGAACAGCAGCTCTTTAGCatagagccagagccagagcagaaCCGACTAGCTAGTTCCATTCAGGAGGATGATTATGAAGATGAAAATGAAATGCAGGAACAAAACGAAAGTGAAAATGTTTCACAGTCCAACAGTATTGGATTATTCTGA
- the NEMP2 gene encoding nuclear envelope integral membrane protein 2 isoform X3, which produces MQPAGSPLRLLFLLSLAKAARASGAAAGADKNCSHLKEMDVIQKPDADCYCYMQNGTMNLKYIWSALQVKINSTEMFKFVPISAESNCHNSETIFAFFKCVVQIIWQSEASKEAVININQYGENVCFTVQPYKKVPYTVSVQRNMVDRKLILLFLAGVFLFHFANALSSTFGILMSGCWMSSLYFIYCLQGEMKWLWSEYRNYLLGYFLTVGFISFVVCYKHGPLTNERSITLLTWTLQLIAFVLIYFGVTIPQVAYAVIAIILCSKGLCYPLGMVSFVGRKVKNFFKSKKLVFQLLTEEEYREQGETETVKALEELRSFCRSPDFSSWLAVSKLQSPKKFANFILGSPHVSPAEVNAYDELYGIGGSFLEQQLFSIEPEPEQNRLASSIQEDDYEDENEMQEQNESENVSQSNSIGLF; this is translated from the exons ATGCAGCCCGCGGGCTCCCCGCTGcggctcctcttcctcctctcgcTGGCCAAGGCGGCCAGGGCGAGCGGGGCGGCGGCGGGAGCAG atAAAAACTGTAGCCATTTGAAGGAAATGGACGTCATCCAAAAACCAGATGCAGATTGTTACTGTTATATGCAAAATGGAACAATGAACTTAAAATATATTTGGTCAGCTCTTCAG GTGAAAATTAACAGCACAGAAATGTTCAAGTTTGTGCCTATCTCAGCTGAAAGCAATTGTCATAATTCAGAAACTATTTTTGCATTTTTCAAGTGTGTTGTTCAAATCATTTGGCAATCAGAGGCATCTAAagaagctgtcataaacataaaccaataTGGAGAGAATGTGTGTTTCACAGTCCAACCCTACAAGAAAGTACCCTACACCGTGAGTGTACAACGAAACA TGGTGGATAGGAAACTCATCCTTTTGTTCTTGGCTGGTGTCTTTCTGTTCCATTTTGCAAACGCCTTGAGTAG CACCTTTGGGATTTTAATGAGTGGCTGTTGGATGTCCTCTCTCTACTTTATTTACTGTTTGCAAGGGGAAATGAAGTGGCTGTGGTCTGAATATAGAAACTACTTACTGG GGTATTTTCTGACTGTTGGATTTATCAGCTTTGTGGTTTGTTACAAGCATGGACCACTTACCAATGAGCGAAGCATAACCCTCTTGACGTGGACATTACAATTAATAGCCTTTGTCTTGATTTATTTTGGTGTCACCATCCCACAGGTTGCATATGCAGTAATAGCTATCATCCTCTGTTCAAAAGGCCTGTGCTATCCCCTTGGCATGGTCTCTTTTGTGGGCAG aaaagtcaagaatttttttaaatcaaagaaacTAGTGTTTCAGCTTCTTACTGAAGAGGaatacagggagcagggggaaacagagactgtgaaagcCTTGGAGGAGCTACGCTCATTCTGCAGGAGTCCAGATTTCTCATCCTGGTTAGCAGTGTCCAAACTGCAGTCTCCTAAAAA ATTTGCAAACTTTATTTTGGGATCTCCCCACGTGTCACCTGCAGAAGTGAACGCATATGATGAGCTATATGGCATTGGAGGCTCCTTCTTGGAACAGCAGCTCTTTAGCatagagccagagccagagcagaaCCGACTAGCTAGTTCCATTCAGGAGGATGATTATGAAGATGAAAATGAAATGCAGGAACAAAACGAAAGTGAAAATGTTTCACAGTCCAACAGTATTGGATTATTCTGA
- the NEMP2 gene encoding nuclear envelope integral membrane protein 2 isoform X4: MQPAGSPLRLLFLLSLAKAARASGAAAGADKNCSHLKEMDVIQKPDADCYCYMQNGTMNLKYIWSALQVKINSTEMFKFVPISAESNCHNSETIFAFFKCVVQIIWQSEASKEAVININQYGENVCFTVQPYKKVPYTVSVQRNMVDRKLILLFLAGVFLFHFANALSRSAMFYYSAGVALGVLATLVFLLLTLKRFIPKHSTFGILMSGCWMSSLYFIYCLQGEMKWLWSEYRNYLLGYFLTVGFISFVVCYKHGPLTNERSITLLTWTLQLIAFVLIYFGVTIPQVAYAVIAIILCSKGLCYPLGMVSFVGRKVKNFFKSKKLVFQLLTEEEYREQGETETVKALEELRSFCRSPDFSSWLAVSKLQSPKKAGTRQLQCKFAPPLCLNSLEETVLFPCPQCSECQMKRKLFMMHFY, translated from the exons ATGCAGCCCGCGGGCTCCCCGCTGcggctcctcttcctcctctcgcTGGCCAAGGCGGCCAGGGCGAGCGGGGCGGCGGCGGGAGCAG atAAAAACTGTAGCCATTTGAAGGAAATGGACGTCATCCAAAAACCAGATGCAGATTGTTACTGTTATATGCAAAATGGAACAATGAACTTAAAATATATTTGGTCAGCTCTTCAG GTGAAAATTAACAGCACAGAAATGTTCAAGTTTGTGCCTATCTCAGCTGAAAGCAATTGTCATAATTCAGAAACTATTTTTGCATTTTTCAAGTGTGTTGTTCAAATCATTTGGCAATCAGAGGCATCTAAagaagctgtcataaacataaaccaataTGGAGAGAATGTGTGTTTCACAGTCCAACCCTACAAGAAAGTACCCTACACCGTGAGTGTACAACGAAACA TGGTGGATAGGAAACTCATCCTTTTGTTCTTGGCTGGTGTCTTTCTGTTCCATTTTGCAAACGCCTTGAGTAG GAGTGCTATGTTCTATTACTCTGCTGGAGTGGCATTGGGTGTTCTTGCTACGCTAGTCTTTCTCCTGTTGACACTTAAAAGATTTATTCCAAAG CACAGCACCTTTGGGATTTTAATGAGTGGCTGTTGGATGTCCTCTCTCTACTTTATTTACTGTTTGCAAGGGGAAATGAAGTGGCTGTGGTCTGAATATAGAAACTACTTACTGG GGTATTTTCTGACTGTTGGATTTATCAGCTTTGTGGTTTGTTACAAGCATGGACCACTTACCAATGAGCGAAGCATAACCCTCTTGACGTGGACATTACAATTAATAGCCTTTGTCTTGATTTATTTTGGTGTCACCATCCCACAGGTTGCATATGCAGTAATAGCTATCATCCTCTGTTCAAAAGGCCTGTGCTATCCCCTTGGCATGGTCTCTTTTGTGGGCAG aaaagtcaagaatttttttaaatcaaagaaacTAGTGTTTCAGCTTCTTACTGAAGAGGaatacagggagcagggggaaacagagactgtgaaagcCTTGGAGGAGCTACGCTCATTCTGCAGGAGTCCAGATTTCTCATCCTGGTTAGCAGTGTCCAAACTGCAGTCTCCTAAAAA GGCAGGTACCAGGCAGCTGCAGTGCAAATTTGCCCCACCACTGTGCCTCAACTCCCTTGAAGAGACTGTTCTCTTTCCATGCCCTCAGTGCTCGGAGTGCCAGATGAAGAGGAAGTTATTTATGATGCACTTTTACTAA
- the NEMP2 gene encoding nuclear envelope integral membrane protein 2 isoform X1: protein MQPAGSPLRLLFLLSLAKAARASGAAAGADKNCSHLKEMDVIQKPDADCYCYMQNGTMNLKYIWSALQVKINSTEMFKFVPISAESNCHNSETIFAFFKCVVQIIWQSEASKEAVININQYGENVCFTVQPYKKVPYTVSVQRNMVDRKLILLFLAGVFLFHFANALSRSAMFYYSAGVALGVLATLVFLLLTLKRFIPKHSTFGILMSGCWMSSLYFIYCLQGEMKWLWSEYRNYLLGYFLTVGFISFVVCYKHGPLTNERSITLLTWTLQLIAFVLIYFGVTIPQVAYAVIAIILCSKGLCYPLGMVSFVGRKVKNFFKSKKLVFQLLTEEEYREQGETETVKALEELRSFCRSPDFSSWLAVSKLQSPKKFANFILGSPHVSPAEVNAYDELYGIGGSFLEQQLFSIEPEPEQNRLASSIQEDDYEDENEMQEQNESENVSQSNSIGLF from the exons ATGCAGCCCGCGGGCTCCCCGCTGcggctcctcttcctcctctcgcTGGCCAAGGCGGCCAGGGCGAGCGGGGCGGCGGCGGGAGCAG atAAAAACTGTAGCCATTTGAAGGAAATGGACGTCATCCAAAAACCAGATGCAGATTGTTACTGTTATATGCAAAATGGAACAATGAACTTAAAATATATTTGGTCAGCTCTTCAG GTGAAAATTAACAGCACAGAAATGTTCAAGTTTGTGCCTATCTCAGCTGAAAGCAATTGTCATAATTCAGAAACTATTTTTGCATTTTTCAAGTGTGTTGTTCAAATCATTTGGCAATCAGAGGCATCTAAagaagctgtcataaacataaaccaataTGGAGAGAATGTGTGTTTCACAGTCCAACCCTACAAGAAAGTACCCTACACCGTGAGTGTACAACGAAACA TGGTGGATAGGAAACTCATCCTTTTGTTCTTGGCTGGTGTCTTTCTGTTCCATTTTGCAAACGCCTTGAGTAG GAGTGCTATGTTCTATTACTCTGCTGGAGTGGCATTGGGTGTTCTTGCTACGCTAGTCTTTCTCCTGTTGACACTTAAAAGATTTATTCCAAAG CACAGCACCTTTGGGATTTTAATGAGTGGCTGTTGGATGTCCTCTCTCTACTTTATTTACTGTTTGCAAGGGGAAATGAAGTGGCTGTGGTCTGAATATAGAAACTACTTACTGG GGTATTTTCTGACTGTTGGATTTATCAGCTTTGTGGTTTGTTACAAGCATGGACCACTTACCAATGAGCGAAGCATAACCCTCTTGACGTGGACATTACAATTAATAGCCTTTGTCTTGATTTATTTTGGTGTCACCATCCCACAGGTTGCATATGCAGTAATAGCTATCATCCTCTGTTCAAAAGGCCTGTGCTATCCCCTTGGCATGGTCTCTTTTGTGGGCAG aaaagtcaagaatttttttaaatcaaagaaacTAGTGTTTCAGCTTCTTACTGAAGAGGaatacagggagcagggggaaacagagactgtgaaagcCTTGGAGGAGCTACGCTCATTCTGCAGGAGTCCAGATTTCTCATCCTGGTTAGCAGTGTCCAAACTGCAGTCTCCTAAAAA ATTTGCAAACTTTATTTTGGGATCTCCCCACGTGTCACCTGCAGAAGTGAACGCATATGATGAGCTATATGGCATTGGAGGCTCCTTCTTGGAACAGCAGCTCTTTAGCatagagccagagccagagcagaaCCGACTAGCTAGTTCCATTCAGGAGGATGATTATGAAGATGAAAATGAAATGCAGGAACAAAACGAAAGTGAAAATGTTTCACAGTCCAACAGTATTGGATTATTCTGA